The genomic interval tgcctctgtgttggGACTaacagtgtgtgccaccaaacccagctTACAAAGTTAAAATTTTTTCAGTGAAAAACCAGAGAGGGCCCTTGGCCAAAACAAAATATCAGAATGACATGAGCTGTCAAGGTGACACAATGTAGAGAGTTTTTAAAGGACAGTGGCTTCATTTTGGAAAAACATGTACATTCTTCCATCTCCCTGGGAGAAGTTAGAACTTCATGAAGCCAACTGGATGCCAGGAGAACTCCTCAggcctcctccctgtcctcttgGCATTCTAGGGATCAAAGATAAGACTTTGAAAGCTGAGAACGTGTTCCACCCCAGAGTCACACACCTCTATTTCTGCCTTGCAGCTGGTTCCTGCAGAACATTCTGGGGGATGCCTAGGAGCTGATGTGCTCAGGAGAGGGGTGCTTAGCCCCGGGCAGCTGTGGTCTCCTAGGAGACACGGATTCCTCCTACCGCAGCAAATAGCTACTAGGTGCCAATGGCTGTCATCACCATCACCCCTAACTGTCACAGTGGTTTAGGAGGAGGCAGTGCCACCTGCCTGGAGAAGGATCTAAGTCTCAAACGCTATGAGGGCTGTGGCCAGGTCCACCTGCTGGGAAGGAAGCCCCAGGGCATCTGTTCCCCCACTGCCTGGTGGGAAGTTTGTGCTTCCTCCACGATCCAAGGGCTCCCTAGAAACAGACATTCCACATCTGGCTGGGATCACAGGGCAGGGGAGACCGCTGCCCAGGTGTCAGCTAGCCTGAGCACAGGGAGAAGATGCCATTCTGGAAAGCCCCAGCTCCAAACCTGCAGAATCCAGATGCAGCCAACTCGGCTCCAGCGTGTGGCCCTGGACTCTCCACTGActgcatgctttttaaaattagcagatactaattatacataataatgcattttatgacattttcatgcatgtcCATACTTAATAGGTTTCTATCATGGTTACCCCTCTCAGCCCCTCCACTCCAATTGGTTTCCTTTTATTACCAATAAgtcctgtttcttgttttttgtctttacacaagaaacaaaaccccTTGCCTTTTgtgtaggctgtgtgtgtgtttgtgtgtatggaattccatgtgtagtatgtgtggtgtgtgcatgtgcgtgtgcatgtgtgtgatatatgtatagtgtgtgtagtatatgcatagtgtgtgtagtgtgaatagtgtgtgcacatgtgtgtNNNNNNNNNNNNNNNNNNNNNNNNNNNNNNNNNNNNNNNNNNNNNNNNNNNNNNNNNNNNNNNNNNNNNNNNNNNNNNNNNNNNNNNNNNNNNNNNNNNNNNNNNNNNNNNNNNNNNNNNNNNNNNNNNNNNNNNNNNNNNNNNNNNNNNNNNNNNNNNNNNNNNNNNNNNNNNNNNNNNNNNNNNNNNNNNNNNNNNNNNNNNNNNNNNNNNNNNNNNNNNNNNNNNNNNNNNNNNNNNNNNNNNNNNNNNNNNNNNNNNNNNNNNNNNNNNNNNNNNNNNNNNNNNNNNNNNNNNNNNNNNNNNNNNNNNNNNNNNNNNNNNNNNNNNNNNNNNNNNNNNNNNNNNNNNNNNNNNNNNNNNNNNNNNNNNNNNNNNNNNNNNNNNNNNNNNNNNNNNNNNNNNNNNNNNNNNNNNNNNNNNNNNNNNNNNNNNNNNNNNNNNNNNNNNNNNNNNNNNNNNNNNNNNNNNNNNNNNNNNNNNNNNNNNNNNNNNNNNNNNNNNNNNNNNNNNNNNNNNNNNNNNTATgtatagtgtgtgcatgtgtgtggcataTATGTAGTGTACATAGGGAGCACATGTatgtctgaatgtgtgtatgttgtatatatgtgtgtcccaATTGGTTTTACTAGGAATACTTACAGGAGTAGTGGCCATGCCACTGAGGAAAATGCCCCCCAACCATCAACTGCCTACAGGTGGAGGAGGGGTGAGCACCTCCCTACTCTCCATGGGCCATGTTCTAAGCTAGAGCACAGCATCACAGGCAGGGACGACAAGGGCTCTAAGAGATCTCACAGCATCACAGGCAGGGACGACACGGGCTCTAAGAGATCTCACAGCACAGAAACTGGAGTCCTGGGTTGTCAAGCAGGAACTTGAGAGTTCCAGGATTCATTATGGCAAgatctgcacacatgtacacacatgcaggcatgcacacacatatgaccTTCCCCTACCTTTCATGGAATTAAAACCAACCTGAAGCCATCCCTCCCGTAATTCTCCTCTCCCTTACCCCCCAAGGAACCAAATCATATCCAGTGCAGTCcatctgagcatgctcagttacCAGAtggctgtggggggaggggggcagaggcCCCGCTGCTCCACTGCTGACTTTGGCATCTGCACCCCAGGAGACCCCAGGAGATATCATCTCCCTCCAGTCTCCACAGAGCACAGTGAGCCGCCTGCTGGGCCCCTCCTGCACCAACTCAGTTTTTGAAAGCCCCAGAGGGGTTTTGAGGGGTTCAGCTCTGGCAGGAAGGGGTGTCAAGGGAATGAAATGCAATGCAAAGCCGTAGCACAGGCTGCACCCCATGCTGGGTTTCCTACCAGCAAACGGGGATCAGAACTGCCGGGGTTCATCTGGAGGGTGGAGACAGCCGCTGAGAAACCATTTCTCCATGCATGTATCTATTGCATGAGGCACCTTGAACTCTGTCACAGAGAAAGCTTACAGTCAAAGGTGGGCGGGGTCCTTGAGAGGGTCCACTCGCCAAGTGTACACGCATTTCTGATACTAGCTACTAATGGCGGCAACGcccctttttcatttctgcttcGAGGTGGAGCTGAAGGGATCGTGGGCCCCTGCTTTCTGTGTGTGCAGTGTTCACTCTCAGAGCATTCATGTTTATTGCTTCTAAATCTTTCCTAGAGTCACTAAAGTTCCCCATCTTGGTCCCAAGCAAGGCAGGGAAGGGAGAGCTAAAAATAGATGGAGATTTACATGTGTGAACACCTGTGGTGTTTTACTACATTTGTATTTAATCCTCACGAGGGCCCTAAGAGGTGGTTCAGAGAAAAGGTACAGGTACgcaaaaacaaacaggcaactGTCCCCTACCTCCCTCAAAGCAAGCCCTGGAGTGTGACCCTAGAGTGTGACCCTAGCTCATGGGGACTGAGGAGGACCTGGAGGGGAACAGAGCCTTTCTCTGCTCCCCGCCCCTGGCCCTAAGCTGTATGAAATGCAGGCATGATGGAAGGCATCAGGGATCATCTCAGAACAACGGTCTTTTTTATTTGGGGCTGGAAGCTATTACTTGGTCATAAAGAGAGGAACTCCAGGCTTCCAAGGCTGGGAGGCCAGCACTGACCCTTCTCCAAGCTATCGGCTGTgctcagctgtctgtctgtctgtctcgaCTCTTCCACTATCCAGGACCCATCCACAGGAAGTGATCGAGACAATCCCCGCCCCATGGACATGCCCTGAAGCTTGCCTTCCACCTGTTTCTACGTTGTGTCATGTGGACTATCAGAAGTAGCCATTActggagctggagacatggctcagtggttaagagcactgactctgttccagaggtcctgagttcaagtcccagtaaccacatggtgactcacaaccatctgtaacaggatcagatgccctcttctggtgtgtctgaagacagcaacagtgtactcacatacaaataaacaaataagtagccATTACAGAAACCCACTGCCCAGAACCAAGGCCAAGGACCAGAAACTGAGCATTGTCTGTTGGCTTATCCCTAGTCTCAGGTACAGCTATGATGAAAAGGACCAGGTACAGACCTGTACAGGAGCCCGGGTACAAACCTGTACTGGAGCCCGGGAACAGACCTGTACAGGAGCCCGGGAACAGACCTGTACAGGAGCCCAGATACAGACCTGTACAAAAGCCCGGGTACAGACCTGTACAGGAGCCCGGGTACAGACCTGTACGGGAACCTGGGTACAGACCTGTATGGGAGCCCAGGTAGGGAGCTGGGGTACAGACCTGTACAGGAGCCTGGAAACAGACCTGTACAGGAGCCCAGGTAGGGAGCTGGGGTACAGACCTGTACAGGAGCCTGGAAACAGACTTGTACAGGAGCCCAGGTATAGACCTGTACAGGAGCCTGGGTACAGACCTGTACAGGAGCCCAGGTACAGACCTGTACAGAAGCCCGGGTACAGACCTGTACAGGAGCCTGGGTACAGACCTGTATAGGATGCACCAGAGCCTCCAGATATTAGGTTGAAGGACAAGCCTACTCTTGGCACATCTTCCACATATCTCTGTAAATAAAAAGGTTTGCATACATCAGCTGAAACCAGACGTGGACTAGAAAATGtaactctgagcctcagtttccccatgaaGCATTAAAACGCATCCTATAGGTCACATCCAATAGGTCACATCCAATAGGTCACATCCAATAGGTCACATCCTATAGGTCACACACATCCTATAGGTCAGGTATGGTGGGTAGCTCATGactataactccagcactcaggaggctgaagcagggggatcacCCTGATTACAGAGTAAAACTTGTCTCCACAAACACAACTAAAATGCGAACAGAGAAATACCCATGATGCCCTGTATGAAGAGGAGGGTCAAGATCATTGCACAGGGGCCAGACAGCCCCAGAGAGAGCAGTACAGCACCTTGTATACAGTAGGGACCTATAACTTACTATTCTGCTGCTGTTATAAACCAAAGCAACAGAGGTCAATGACCTAGATACAAGAGTTTATCTTGGTTTAGGATGTCTGAAGGTTACAAGTCTTTCACGGCTGCGAGGCATGCAGCAGGCTGCATACCATGACAGCAAATGGCAAGCCTGGTGCTGGAGCAGACAGCTGAGCGCTCACATAGCAACctcaggcaggaagcagggagccAACAGGAAGCTGAGTGAGGCCATGGCCTCTCAAAGCCCAGTCCTAATGATGgccttcctccagccaggcctcacctcctaaaCCTCCACCAACAGCCACCAAGTAAGAACCAAGTGCTCGAGTGTCCTACAGAGGACATTCCTCACTCACTCCATCGCAGGCCTGGGAAGAGCTTGGCTCACCCCTTTCTTGAGCTGCTGCCGAACACCGGCTGTCCTGCTTCCTGGGCTCCATGCTGTCCGTTTCATCCCcactttcaacttttttttttttttaaagatttattctatatatgtaagcacaccattgctttcttcagacagaccagaagagggcatcagatcccattacagatggttgtgagccaccatgtggttgctaggaattgaactcaggacctttggaggaatagttggtgctcttaaccactgagccatctctctagccctcaactTAAGTAGATTAAGAATCACTATagaagccgggctgtggtggcgcacgcctttaatcccagcacttgggaggcagaggcaagcggatttctgagtttgaggccagcctggtctacagagtgagttccaggacagccggggctacacagagaaaccctgtctcaaaaaaacaaaaaacaaaaaacaaaaaaaacaaacaaacaacaacaaaaaaatcaccaTAGAGATATAGCTGCGACCAGGAGAGGGAGGCGGGCTTAAATTCCAGTCACTTGGCAGAGTGGGCGGGGCCTCCCATTCATATCCCAGTGTCCCTTGTACTAACTTCCTTTCTGACTCTTTCCGGACGCTCAAAATGTCGAAGCGAGGACATAGTGGGTCCTGGTAGGTCCTCTGGAGCGAAATTCCGGATCTCCCTGGGTCTTCCGGTAGGAGCTGTGATCAACTGTGCTGGCAACACAGGAGCCAAAAACTTGTCTATCTTCTCTGTGAAGGGAATCAAGGGACAGCTGAACAGACTTCCTGCTGCTGGTGTGGGGAACATGGTGACGGCCACAGTTAAGAAGGGCAAACCAGAACTAAGAGAAAAGGTACATCCAGCGGTGGTAATTCGACAACGAAAGTCACATCGAAGAAGAGATGGGGCgtttctttattttgaagataaCGCAGGGGGCATAGTAAACAATAAAGGCGAGATGAAAGGTTCAGCTATCACAGGTCCAGTGGCAGAGGAGTGTGCAGACTGGTGGCCCAGGATTGCATCCAATGCGGGAAGCAGCGCATGATTCTCCagtgtatttgtaaaatatattcattaaaaagtcTTGCTCtggagccgggcgtggtggcgcacgcctttaatcccagcacttgggaggcagaggcaggtggatttctgagttcgaggccagcctgttctacagagtgagctccaggacagccagggctatacaga from Mastomys coucha isolate ucsf_1 unplaced genomic scaffold, UCSF_Mcou_1 pScaffold18, whole genome shotgun sequence carries:
- the LOC116095633 gene encoding 60S ribosomal protein L23-like, whose product is MSELGPGRSSGAKFRISLGLPVGAVINCAGNTGAKNLSIFSVKGIKGQLNRLPAAGVGNMVTATVKKGKPELREKVHPAVVIRQRKSHRRRDGAFLYFEDNAGGIVNNKGEMKGSAITGPVAEECADWWPRIASNAGSSA